One genomic region from Nitrospirae bacterium CG2_30_53_67 encodes:
- a CDS encoding tungstate transporter permease: MVVLSSGIQDAIRLILSMDRSLLEIVLLSLRVSGASVLLGAFIGIPLGSLVGLRRFPARDMIVTLLNTFMGLPPVAVGLAVYLMLSRSGPFGVLGLLFTPAAMIIAQTILVTPIIAALTHAAVGGVDPLIRDAAKSLGAGALDQGFALLRESRYAILSGVIAGFGRAIGEVGAVMIVGGNITGSTRTMTTAMVLETGMGNFELALALGMILLMLAFLVNMGLHLLQGKG; the protein is encoded by the coding sequence ATGGTTGTTTTATCCAGCGGGATTCAAGACGCGATACGGCTGATCCTCTCTATGGACCGGTCTCTTCTTGAGATCGTTCTCCTTTCCCTCAGGGTTTCCGGCGCCTCTGTGCTTCTCGGAGCATTCATCGGAATCCCTTTGGGGTCTCTGGTCGGGCTGAGGCGCTTTCCCGCCCGGGACATGATCGTCACGCTCCTCAACACCTTCATGGGTCTGCCTCCGGTGGCGGTGGGTCTTGCGGTCTACCTGATGCTTTCACGAAGCGGCCCGTTCGGCGTGTTGGGGCTTCTCTTCACCCCGGCGGCCATGATCATTGCACAGACGATCCTGGTCACTCCGATCATTGCGGCCCTGACCCACGCGGCCGTGGGGGGCGTGGATCCCCTGATCCGGGATGCGGCCAAATCCCTGGGGGCGGGCGCCCTGGATCAGGGATTTGCTCTCCTTCGGGAATCGCGGTATGCCATTCTGTCAGGCGTGATCGCCGGTTTCGGCAGGGCCATCGGAGAAGTGGGCGCCGTCATGATCGTCGGGGGGAACATCACCGGTTCAACCCGGACCATGACCACGGCCATGGTCCTCGAGACCGGCATGGGGAACTTTGAACTGGCTCTGGCCCTGGGGATGATACT